One genomic segment of Borrelia coriaceae includes these proteins:
- the efp gene encoding elongation factor P translates to MVTIKSGDIEKGSFLLLKGMPHIVLEREFSKMGRGGSIVRLKLKNLKNKSIIKETLKGSDTVEEIEVLEVSSQYLYKDNENLVFMDLETYDQFSVNLREVANIEDKVLFLQEAEVYALIKWGKEVIDLKLPSKVAFEVVDAEVAVKGDTVTNAMKNVTLHTGLVVKVPLFVNVGDKILVNSETKEYAERVKE, encoded by the coding sequence ACAATTAAATCTGGAGATATTGAAAAAGGCTCTTTTTTACTTTTGAAAGGCATGCCACATATTGTTCTTGAACGGGAATTTTCAAAAATGGGTAGGGGAGGTTCCATTGTAAGATTGAAGCTTAAAAATCTTAAAAATAAGTCTATCATTAAGGAAACTTTAAAGGGGTCTGATACAGTAGAAGAAATTGAGGTCTTAGAAGTCAGTTCTCAATATCTTTATAAAGATAATGAAAATCTTGTTTTTATGGATTTAGAAACTTATGATCAATTTAGTGTGAACTTGAGAGAGGTTGCAAACATTGAGGATAAAGTTTTATTCTTGCAAGAAGCTGAAGTCTATGCTCTTATTAAATGGGGTAAGGAAGTTATCGACCTTAAATTGCCTTCAAAAGTTGCATTTGAAGTTGTAGATGCTGAGGTTGCTGTAAAAGGGGATACTGTAACTAATGCTATGAAGAACGTTACCCTTCATACAGGGTTGGTAGTAAAGGTGCCTCTTTTTGTTAATGTTGGAGATAAAATTTTAGTTAATTCTGAAACCAAAGAATATGCTGAGAGAGTTAAAGAGTAA
- the mutL gene encoding DNA mismatch repair endonuclease MutL: protein MNKIKFLDKNLVQKIAAGEAIDRPCSVLRELLDNAIDAEADKIEVFLEEGGIRRILITDNGSGLSKEDLKICYLPHTTSKINEEQDLEKIQTLGFRGEALSSIAICSNLTITSSTTGENSYQIEIENGIEKYFKKQSAINGTIVDVTNLFHNFPARKRFLKKDSIETKMCLKVFEEKAVTHPGIDFKLSINNTLRKVYFKESLTDRVQSVYGEIIENNKFGKIETEYENVQMKIFFAPPNFSRKDRRNIKIFINRRLIEEKNLAEAIINGHKRILTNKNFPICYLFLEIDPKHVDFNIHPQKKEVRFFNLPFLPKQISNNINEFFDREQKEILQDYNNIIIKRQITNDANLANIEDDLKNSDFQAYEITQNEALILDKPQNNKITNIIEDKVKFESQKDKPSFKNYIQNVLLKDSTMINDYQKPIEKHKFNYMGQLFSEFLIVEKDNTVYFIDQHALHEKIIYQTLINSEKIIQKLLVPITFQIDCEDTDKILTSELEEYKKLDIIVTKIKEQTYQLESIPNICNKYENVIIQFLKTRQSKTIDSLKADLYATIACRQAIKCNDTISFEFSQFLINEFFNLKLKHCPHGRKIYHTISKFELEKNVNRK from the coding sequence ATGAATAAAATAAAATTTTTAGATAAAAATCTAGTTCAAAAAATAGCAGCAGGAGAAGCCATAGATAGGCCTTGCTCTGTTCTAAGAGAACTACTTGATAACGCAATAGATGCGGAAGCAGATAAAATTGAAGTTTTTCTTGAAGAAGGTGGTATTCGAAGGATACTAATAACAGATAATGGTAGCGGACTAAGCAAAGAAGACTTAAAGATATGTTACTTACCCCATACCACATCAAAAATAAATGAAGAACAAGACCTTGAAAAAATACAAACATTAGGATTTAGAGGAGAAGCCCTTTCAAGTATCGCCATTTGTTCAAATCTCACAATAACAAGTTCAACCACAGGAGAAAACAGTTATCAAATTGAAATTGAAAATGGAATTGAAAAATATTTTAAAAAACAATCCGCAATAAATGGAACAATAGTAGATGTTACAAATCTATTTCACAATTTTCCAGCAAGGAAAAGATTCCTAAAGAAAGACTCTATAGAGACAAAAATGTGTCTAAAAGTTTTTGAAGAAAAGGCGGTTACTCATCCTGGTATTGACTTCAAATTAAGTATTAACAATACATTAAGAAAAGTTTACTTTAAAGAAAGCTTAACAGATAGGGTTCAAAGTGTATATGGAGAAATAATAGAAAACAATAAATTCGGCAAAATAGAAACAGAATACGAAAATGTACAAATGAAAATATTCTTCGCCCCACCCAACTTCTCACGCAAAGACAGACGAAATATAAAAATTTTCATCAACAGAAGACTTATTGAGGAAAAAAACTTAGCCGAAGCAATCATCAATGGACATAAGAGGATATTAACCAATAAAAATTTTCCAATATGCTACTTATTTTTAGAAATAGATCCCAAACATGTAGATTTTAATATACATCCTCAAAAAAAAGAAGTACGATTTTTTAACCTACCATTTCTTCCTAAGCAAATTTCAAACAATATTAACGAATTCTTTGACAGAGAACAAAAAGAAATTTTACAAGATTACAATAACATAATAATAAAAAGACAAATAACGAATGATGCTAATCTAGCAAATATTGAAGATGATTTAAAAAATTCAGATTTCCAAGCTTATGAAATAACACAAAATGAAGCATTGATTCTAGATAAACCACAAAACAATAAAATAACAAACATAATAGAAGACAAGGTAAAATTTGAAAGCCAAAAAGATAAACCATCATTCAAAAATTATATTCAAAATGTTCTCCTTAAAGATTCTACGATGATAAATGATTATCAAAAACCAATAGAAAAACATAAATTTAACTATATGGGACAACTATTTTCAGAATTCTTAATAGTAGAAAAAGATAATACGGTGTATTTCATAGATCAGCATGCGCTTCATGAAAAAATAATATATCAAACTCTCATAAATTCAGAAAAAATTATCCAAAAACTTCTAGTACCAATTACATTTCAAATAGATTGTGAAGATACAGACAAAATACTAACAAGTGAGTTAGAAGAATATAAAAAACTAGATATTATAGTAACCAAAATCAAGGAACAAACTTATCAACTCGAATCAATTCCCAATATATGCAACAAATACGAAAATGTTATCATTCAATTTTTAAAGACAAGACAAAGCAAAACAATTGATTCGCTGAAAGCCGATTTATATGCAACTATCGCATGTAGACAAGCTATTAAATGTAACGACACAATAAGTTTTGAATTTAGTCAATTTTTAATAAATGAATTTTTCAATCTCAAACTAAAGCATTGCCCACACGGAAGAAAAATTTATCATACAATCTCTAAATTTGAACTTGAAAAAAACGTTAACAGAAAATAA